The Halalkalicoccus subterraneus genome contains the following window.
GCGATCGAGGAGCCGACCTCGCCGGCCCCGATGATGATCACACGCACGAAACCACCGTCATAGATGCCGGTTTACGGCCGGGATGTATGTACCTTCGGTTATACCGAGTCGGGGGTCCGATGGACCTCCAACTCCACGTCGCGCGGTTCCCCCTCCAGATCCGCGACGATCCGCCTGACGACCCGTTCGGCCTCCTTGGTGACCTTCGGTTTGAGCTTCCCGATCACCCAGCCGAAGGAGACGAACGCGGGCAGGTCGATCGCGCTGCCGCGGGCGGACTCGGGGTCGAACTCCACGCGCAGCCACACCCGCGAGGCCGTCTCGTGGCCCTCGGGCGCTTCCTCGGGGGCCGCCTCGACGCGCCAGTGCCCGCGGGCGTCGATGTCCTTGACGAGCGCCCAGTCGATCCGCGTCGGCGGGTCGACGCCCGTGACCTCCGAGCGGGCCGTATAGGTGAGCTTCCACCACGCGAGCCGGAGGTCGTACCGGGTGCCCGGCGACCCGTCGCCGTGCTGGCGAACCCCGGTGAGGTACTCGGAGTAGTTCGCGTACCGGGGGAAGTCGATGAGGAAGTCGTAGACCTCCTCGGGCGGCAGATAGATGACCGTGCTCAGTTCGACTTCGTCCACACGAGCAGTTGCGACGAATTCGCCCTAAGTGTTTGTGTTTGGATCCGGACGAACACGGGGTGTCCGATCGCCGTTCGATGCGCTGATTCCCCACAATGGACATCCTTACCGTTCCACGGCGGCATCGCCGAAGTATGGAAACCGACGTGCTGATCATCGGCGGTGGCGTCGCGGGGTTGACCGCAGGGACGTTCACCGCCCGCGCCGGACTGGAGACGCTGATCGTCGACGGCGGGGAGTCGATCCTCCGACGGAACGCCCACCTGGAGAACGTCCCCGGGTTTCCCGCCGGCATCGACCCGCGGCTCTTCCTCGACATGACCCGCGCGCAGGCCGAGCGCGCCGGCTGTTCGTTCGCCGAAGGGACCGTCACGCAGGTGACTCACGCGGGCGAGCCGGAGGCCGTCGGCTTCGAGGTCGCGACGGAGGACGGAACGGTCCACGAGGCCGAGCGGGTCATTGCCGGTTCGTGGTCGGATTCGAGCTATCTCGAATCACTCGACGTCGAACTCGACCGCCGCGGGAGCAAGCAGTACA
Protein-coding sequences here:
- a CDS encoding type II toxin-antitoxin system RatA family toxin, translating into MDEVELSTVIYLPPEEVYDFLIDFPRYANYSEYLTGVRQHGDGSPGTRYDLRLAWWKLTYTARSEVTGVDPPTRIDWALVKDIDARGHWRVEAAPEEAPEGHETASRVWLRVEFDPESARGSAIDLPAFVSFGWVIGKLKPKVTKEAERVVRRIVADLEGEPRDVELEVHRTPDSV
- a CDS encoding FAD-dependent oxidoreductase; this encodes METDVLIIGGGVAGLTAGTFTARAGLETLIVDGGESILRRNAHLENVPGFPAGIDPRLFLDMTRAQAERAGCSFAEGTVTQVTHAGEPEAVGFEVATEDGTVHEAERVIAGSWSDSSYLESLDVELDRRGSKQYIETDGDGHTAVEGLYAAGRIARRYHQTVIAAGHGAEVALTLIHDSDLHFYNDWVVPEGYFTDRGREVPPGCEEIDDEERERRAEKGRETMREWLAEPYGEKPTPHPSLTEE